The DNA window AGGAACGCGTCCGCGGCCATGGTGCCGCCGATGGCCAGCCCCAGGAGCAGTGTCACGATATTGGCGATCTCGTTCTCCGAGGCCAGCTTGAGCCGCTCCACCACGCCGCACTCCCGCAGGAGGTTGCCGAGCATCAGCATGCCGATGAGCGGCGTCCCCAGGGGCGCGATGATCGACGCCACCACCGTGACGATGATGGGGAAGAGGATGCGCGTTGTCCTGGAGACCGGCGCCTGCTGCACCATCCCCATGACGATCTGCTTCTCCCTGGCGGTGGTCAACGCCCGCATGATCGGCGGCTGGATCAGCGGCACCAGCGACATGTACGAGTAGGCCGCCACCGACACCGCTGCCAGCAGGTGCGGCGCGTAGCGCGAGCTGACGTAGATGGAGGTGGGACCGTCGCAGGCGCCGATGACGCCGATGGCCACGGCATCGAGCTTGCTGAACCCCAGTGCCAGGGCCAGCAGCACGGTCAGGAAGATGCCGAACTGGCCGGCCGCCCCCAGCATGATGATCCTGGGGTTGGAGAACAGCGGCCCGAAGTCGGTCATGGCGCCGATGCCGATGAAGATCAGCACCGGGAAGATCTCCGTGCGGATGCCGAAGTCGTAGAAGAATCGGAGCGTGCCCCCCTCGGCCATCAGTTCGGCCTGGGGAATGTTGACGAGGATGGCGCCGAAGCCGATGGGCACCAGCAGGAGCGGCTCGAAGCCCTTCCTGATCCCCAGGTAGAGCAGCCCCGCCCCGATGGCCATCATGACCACCTGGCCGAGCCCCAGGTTCGTAATGCCGTCAAGCAGCCCGAGGACGCCCGAAAAGATCGCGGATGTCATATTGTGAGGGTGTCAGGAAGGGAATACCTTCCGGATCAAAAGGATCAGCAGGCTCAGCAGCCACAGCACCACCAGCGTGCCGACGCTGCCCACCAGCGCAACCGTGAGGCCGAATTCCCAGGTGCCCATGTCAACCCTGCCGGGCGCAAGCCGTGCGCGGCCGCGCGGCTACTCGATCTCGGCGAGCTCCTCCCCCGCCTCCACCGACTGCCCCACCTCCACCTTGACTTCCTTGACCGTCCCGCCCGCCGGCGCCACCACCGGGATCTCCATCTTCATGGCCTCCATGACGATCACCACGTCGTCCTCTTCCACGGCTTGGCCGGGGTTCGCCTCGATCCTCAATATCTTGCCTACCATGGGGGCTGTGACGGAGGTTGCCAATGGATGTTCTCCTTGCGCGTGAAATTCGCCCTGGAGCAACAACTCCGTTCGTCCCGAGCCCTTCGGGAACTCGGGACAGGCTTCGCGGAGCGAAGTCGAAGGGACGGT is part of the Deltaproteobacteria bacterium genome and encodes:
- a CDS encoding sodium ion-translocating decarboxylase subunit beta encodes the protein MTSAIFSGVLGLLDGITNLGLGQVVMMAIGAGLLYLGIRKGFEPLLLVPIGFGAILVNIPQAELMAEGGTLRFFYDFGIRTEIFPVLIFIGIGAMTDFGPLFSNPRIIMLGAAGQFGIFLTVLLALALGFSKLDAVAIGVIGACDGPTSIYVSSRYAPHLLAAVSVAAYSYMSLVPLIQPPIMRALTTAREKQIVMGMVQQAPVSRTTRILFPIIVTVVASIIAPLGTPLIGMLMLGNLLRECGVVERLKLASENEIANIVTLLLGLAIGGTMAADAFLRTETVMVLALGLVAIGLDTVMGVLFGKGMCLLSRGKINPLIGAAGISAFPMSARVVQNEGQRYNKKNHLLMHAMSANAGGQIGSVIAAAIMLSVLRGMGII
- a CDS encoding OadG-related small transporter subunit; its protein translation is MGTWEFGLTVALVGSVGTLVVLWLLSLLILLIRKVFPS
- a CDS encoding acetyl-CoA carboxylase biotin carboxyl carrier protein subunit, producing MATSVTAPMVGKILRIEANPGQAVEEDDVVIVMEAMKMEIPVVAPAGGTVKEVKVEVGQSVEAGEELAEIE